A segment of the Chlamydiales bacterium genome:
TTTTATTTTTCCTCGGTATATTTAAAGGATTTTCGTTTTTTAAAGTCAGAGAACTAGCTGAAACGCAAAAAATGCGTGGAGAAGTCCCATACTTATCCGCAAAGGAAAGAGTAGGCTTAATTGTAGTAAGAAGCGTTATCGCGGTTTTAGGCTATGAGTTTTACTCTTTGGCGCGCGTGTTTACCACCACTGTTGATAATTCTGCAGTTTTTGGCGCAGATGCGCTTGCTTATGCCTGCCTAATTTTTTTAGTTCTAGGTGTTAAATTGAACCGAAAACAGTGGATTGGCGTCTGGATAACCACAATTGGCATTGTGGCAACTTATATAATTTCTTCCTTTGCTGTTGGGCCGGTTGCAGCTTTACCTGGTCTTCTTGAAGGATTGGGTTCATCTTTGGCACTCGCAACAATAATTCTAGTGAACAGCGTTTTAATCCAACATGATCCCCCTTTAAGAGTAGCATTTTATCAGTGTGTGATAGGCGCCATTATTTTTGCCTTTATTAGTCTTATTTTTTCACCTAATGATTTTTCCATCTTAAAACAATTGTTTTTTGATGAATCAGGCCTACGAATAGTTTCCTATCTAGCAATGTCGGGAATTTGCTATGCTATTGCACTCTTATTTTTCTTTCGTGCATTTCTTTTTACCGAGCCACTGGTTATTGCCTCATTAAGCTATTCGTTAGCTGTTTTTCTGTTCGCGTCAGATTTCTTAATTAATAAACAATACCCTAAAATGATCGATGTCCTTTTGAGCGCAATCGTTTCATGTGGTTGCTACATCTTGATCAAATGTGAATATTCTCACGATAAAATAAGAACAAAAATCAGCTCCTATGGAGCGCAATACATTCCGAATCTTTTAGAAAAGATGTTCACCGTGAGCGAGCTATTTAAAAGCAAAAGCATTGAATGGACAGAATACATGTCTAGAATGCATGAATACAACAAACTTTTATTTGGATTTTCGAAAAGAATAGAAAAAACAGAAATTAACAATATTGCGATCTCTTCAGATGCCGTGATATTTGCGTTTCAAAATCCGCCTCTTAAAATGATCACCGACGGCGCTTGTCGTTCCGCTCCTTTTGAAATACTTAATTTCGGAAAATATGAAATCGAGGAAGCTCTGATTTTTGATATTATTGCAGATGGTGATTGCATATTCGATATAGGCTCACATATTGGTTGGTTTTCACTTAATTTCGCCTACAAATTCCCAAACTCGACCGTTTATGCATTTGAACCAATCTCAGAAACCTTCGAAATCCTCGAGAAAAATATTAAAATAAACGACTTGAAAAACATAAAATATTTCAATTTCGGATTTTCTAGCAGCGAAAGAGAATCTGAGTTTTTTTATTTTAAAGGAGGCTCCGTCCTTTCTTCCGAAAAGAATTTAATAGATCACAAGAAGACTGAGACAAAAAAAGTACTGTTGAAAACCATAGATAAATTCACCGAAGATCACAAAATTCAAAGACTTGATTTTATAAAATGCGATGTAGAAGGGAATGAGTTTTCAGTATTAAAAGGAGCTCAGGCTGCCATAGCGTTATTCCTTCCTATAATTTATATCGAGATATATGAACCTTGGTGCAAAAAGTTCGACTACTCAGGTAATGACATTATTCGATACCTAGGTGAATACGGATATGAATGTTTTTTTGTTGAGAACGCCAGATTGGTTAAGACCAACATCGTTCTTGAGAATTCAGACAACTACAATTATTTTTTCCTGCATAGATTAAAACACGCAAACATAGTTTTGAAATTTGCAGCAACTGAAGGGCAATAAGGAATTGTTATTTCGCTAAATGCACGACCTGAGTCTGAAAAGTTTCCAAAAACCTCGCCAGCAACTTTTTTTGGTGCTTTTTAGAAAGTTCTAAGAGGCCTTTTTTGTCGCCCATTTCAATGGCTTGTAAAATGCCTAACGCCAAAAGAGATCTAGTCAAAGAAAATTCCTCGATATCAACCAAATCGGACATACCTGTAAAGTTCACAGGAAAACCACAGTTAAGAACAGTGACCCCATCTTTTGTGAAATCATCATGGCAGGAAACGATCCCACGAGCTTCTTTTCTCAATTTAACTACATCAAATTCTCTGTCTGAAGAGGATAGGCTTGCTAAAGTTGTGCCTTTTTTTAAGCTTTTTAAAGCTTTAAAGTCCAAAATTTGAGTTCCGGTACATCCAATAATCAGATCATATTTATTGAGTTGCTGAAAGCATTTTTCATAGGGTATATCTGATTTTTCGTTATCTATATCAACAAGAGTAACGTAGACTTGACCTTCTAACCGACTTGCAAGAGCACTTCCTATTGCGCCATTCCCTACGATAAGAGCATTTTCGAAACGTTTTTTGGTTTGCGCGAGACGTGTAATAAGTGCGTCAACCGCCGTCTTTGCAACTATTCCTGATTCGACATTCAGTTTTACAAAAGATCGGGCTACATTTATTACACACAAATTTAGATTCAAGTTTTTTATTTTCTCAAAACCAGAGGTAGTTTGTTCCACCCCCACCATTTTAAAGCAATTCTGATCAACTTCTTGGTTTAATCTTGAAATCAAAACGCCGCCATCATCGAGTACAACTGTCAATCTGTTTTTTTCAATTCTATTATTTGAATGCAAGTAATCAACAAAGCCAGAGATGTTGTTGGCATAAAAATCATCAAAATTGGACGATTTTTGAAAGTCTAAACTTGACGGGCAAACATATACTCCTAATTCTCTTAACTTTTCGTATGTTTCAAAATCTGTGGAGTAGCATTTCCCTATAAGGAAAATGTTTTGTGGTAAGACACCTCTATCAAAAAAAGATTGGAGCATTGTTAAAGTGCTAGGAAGTATATGCTGCGCTCCAACAATAGAAATATTTTCCAAATCTCCGAATGGATACATCTGAAAAACCAGCTCTACTA
Coding sequences within it:
- a CDS encoding FkbM family methyltransferase, encoding MNSKTRKFLHAFRSIKRPFADFVNYSRNHKILVQAENRIDGILYTLVGWGLISLATIAFQNTEESMPSRVNFLIQFLSGGLFLFFLGIFKGFSFFKVRELAETQKMRGEVPYLSAKERVGLIVVRSVIAVLGYEFYSLARVFTTTVDNSAVFGADALAYACLIFLVLGVKLNRKQWIGVWITTIGIVATYIISSFAVGPVAALPGLLEGLGSSLALATIILVNSVLIQHDPPLRVAFYQCVIGAIIFAFISLIFSPNDFSILKQLFFDESGLRIVSYLAMSGICYAIALLFFFRAFLFTEPLVIASLSYSLAVFLFASDFLINKQYPKMIDVLLSAIVSCGCYILIKCEYSHDKIRTKISSYGAQYIPNLLEKMFTVSELFKSKSIEWTEYMSRMHEYNKLLFGFSKRIEKTEINNIAISSDAVIFAFQNPPLKMITDGACRSAPFEILNFGKYEIEEALIFDIIADGDCIFDIGSHIGWFSLNFAYKFPNSTVYAFEPISETFEILEKNIKINDLKNIKYFNFGFSSSERESEFFYFKGGSVLSSEKNLIDHKKTETKKVLLKTIDKFTEDHKIQRLDFIKCDVEGNEFSVLKGAQAAIALFLPIIYIEIYEPWCKKFDYSGNDIIRYLGEYGYECFFVENARLVKTNIVLENSDNYNYFFLHRLKHANIVLKFAATEGQ